One window of the Rhodococcus sovatensis genome contains the following:
- a CDS encoding helix-turn-helix transcriptional regulator, producing MPDVNHELADYLRRARAGCDPSRAGLPQDGRVRRVPGLRREEVALLAGVSTDYYTRLEQGRRITPSSGVLDAIARALGLGEAGRVHLGNLVGATSSGPARSRPVQRVRPGLRQLVDSLDGQPALILGRRSDVLASNRMANALFADFESMRPSERNYARWMFVAEDARQLFVDWEIHARAAVESLRFEIGNYPDDKGIKNLIDELTSHSPEFRRWWSENRVYQRTFGSKRLRHPMVGELTVSYETLTMPGDPSQTLFVYTTEVGTASHQAMNTLSSWSLTSSTVELDSAPNASHLPRW from the coding sequence ATGCCGGATGTCAACCACGAGCTAGCCGACTACCTCAGGCGCGCCCGGGCGGGTTGCGACCCGTCGCGTGCCGGCCTGCCGCAGGATGGCAGAGTGCGTCGAGTGCCGGGTTTGCGTCGTGAGGAAGTCGCGCTCCTTGCCGGGGTGTCCACCGATTACTACACGCGTTTGGAGCAAGGGCGACGAATAACACCGTCATCGGGAGTTCTCGACGCCATTGCACGAGCACTCGGTCTCGGCGAGGCAGGGCGAGTGCATTTGGGCAATCTTGTCGGGGCCACGTCGAGCGGACCTGCCCGGTCGCGGCCGGTGCAGCGGGTACGGCCGGGTCTGCGGCAGCTTGTCGATTCGCTCGATGGTCAGCCGGCGTTGATACTCGGACGGCGGTCCGACGTGCTTGCGAGCAATCGAATGGCGAACGCGTTGTTCGCCGACTTCGAGTCGATGCGTCCGAGCGAACGCAATTATGCGCGGTGGATGTTCGTCGCGGAGGACGCTCGCCAGTTGTTCGTCGACTGGGAAATTCACGCGCGTGCTGCTGTCGAGAGTCTCAGGTTCGAAATCGGAAATTATCCCGACGACAAGGGAATCAAGAACCTGATCGATGAGCTCACCAGCCACAGCCCTGAATTCCGACGCTGGTGGAGTGAGAACCGGGTGTATCAGCGGACATTCGGTTCGAAGCGACTCCGACATCCAATGGTTGGAGAGTTGACCGTCAGCTACGAAACGCTCACGATGCCCGGCGATCCCAGTCAAACGTTGTTCGTTTACACGACCGAGGTCGGCACTGCCTCCCACCAGGCCATGAACACCCTCTCCAGCTGGTCACTCACCAGTTCGACAGTCGAGTTGGACTCTGCCCCCAACGCTTCGCATCTACCGCGCTGGTAG